In Mycobacteriales bacterium, one DNA window encodes the following:
- the rpsG gene encoding 30S ribosomal protein S7, translating into MPRKGPAPRHPVTVDPVYGSPLVTSLVNKVLQSGKRSIAERIVYEALEGCRAKTGTDPVITLKRALDNVKPTLEVKSRRVGGATYQVPVEVKPGRSTTLALRWLVAYSRQRREKTMTERLMNELLDASNGLGAAVKRREDTHKMAESNKAFAHYRW; encoded by the coding sequence ATGCCGCGCAAGGGCCCCGCTCCTCGCCACCCGGTGACCGTCGACCCCGTCTACGGCTCGCCGCTGGTCACCTCGCTCGTCAACAAGGTGCTGCAGAGCGGCAAGCGGTCGATCGCCGAGCGCATCGTCTACGAGGCGCTCGAGGGCTGCCGCGCGAAGACCGGCACCGACCCCGTCATCACGCTCAAGCGCGCGCTCGACAACGTCAAGCCGACGCTCGAGGTCAAGAGCCGGCGGGTCGGCGGCGCGACCTACCAGGTGCCGGTCGAGGTCAAGCCCGGCCGCAGCACCACCCTGGCGCTGCGCTGGCTGGTCGCCTACTCCCGCCAGCGCCGCGAGAAGACGATGACCGAGCGGCTCATGAACGAGCTGCTCGACGCAAGCAACGGTCTCGGTGCCGCGGTCAAGCGGCGCGAAGACACCCACAAGATGGCGGAGTCCAACAAGGCCTTCGCCCACTACCGCTGGTAA
- the tuf gene encoding elongation factor Tu encodes MAKAKFERTKPHVNIGTIGHIDHGKTTLTAAITKVLHDKHPDLNPFTPFDQIDKAPEEKARGITISIAHVEYQTDNRHYAHVDCPGHADYIKNMITGAAQMDGAILVVSAADGPMPQTKEHVLLARQVGVPYIVVALNKADVVDDEEILELVELEVRELLSSYEFPGDDVPVVRVSALKALEGDEKWAESIVELMDACDANIPEPVRDIEKPFLMPIEDVFTITGRGTVVTGRVERGVVNVNEEVEIVGIKTETQRTTVTGVEMFRKLLDQGQAGDNVGLLLRGIKREEVERGQVVCKPGSITPHTEFEAQVYILSKDEGGRHTPFFNNYRPQFYFRTTDVTGVVNLPEGTEMVMPGDNTEMRVELIQPIAMEEGLRFAIREGGRTVGAGRVIKIIK; translated from the coding sequence GTGGCGAAGGCCAAGTTCGAGCGGACCAAGCCGCACGTCAACATCGGCACCATCGGTCACATCGACCATGGCAAGACGACGCTGACGGCCGCCATCACCAAGGTCCTGCACGACAAGCACCCGGACCTCAACCCCTTCACGCCGTTCGACCAGATCGACAAGGCGCCGGAGGAGAAGGCCCGCGGCATCACGATCTCGATCGCCCACGTCGAGTACCAGACCGACAACCGGCACTACGCCCACGTCGACTGCCCGGGTCACGCCGACTACATCAAGAACATGATCACCGGCGCGGCGCAGATGGACGGCGCGATCCTCGTGGTGTCCGCCGCCGACGGCCCGATGCCGCAGACCAAGGAGCACGTGCTGCTCGCCCGCCAGGTCGGCGTGCCCTACATCGTGGTCGCGCTGAACAAGGCCGACGTCGTCGACGACGAGGAGATCCTCGAGTTGGTCGAGCTCGAGGTGCGTGAGCTGCTCTCCAGCTACGAGTTCCCCGGCGACGACGTCCCCGTCGTCCGCGTCTCGGCGCTCAAGGCGCTCGAGGGCGACGAGAAGTGGGCCGAGTCGATCGTCGAGCTCATGGACGCGTGCGACGCCAACATCCCCGAGCCGGTCCGCGACATCGAGAAGCCGTTCCTCATGCCGATCGAGGACGTCTTCACGATCACCGGTCGTGGCACGGTCGTGACCGGCCGCGTCGAGCGTGGTGTCGTCAACGTCAACGAGGAAGTCGAGATCGTCGGCATCAAGACCGAGACGCAGCGCACCACCGTCACCGGCGTCGAGATGTTCCGCAAGCTGCTCGACCAGGGCCAGGCGGGCGACAACGTCGGCCTGCTCCTGCGCGGCATCAAGCGCGAGGAGGTTGAGCGCGGGCAGGTCGTGTGCAAGCCGGGCTCGATCACGCCGCACACGGAGTTCGAGGCGCAGGTCTACATCCTGTCCAAGGACGAGGGCGGCCGGCACACGCCGTTCTTCAACAACTACCGGCCGCAGTTCTACTTCCGCACCACGGACGTCACCGGGGTCGTCAACCTGCCCGAGGGCACGGAGATGGTCATGCCTGGTGACAACACCGAGATGCGCGTCGAGCTGATCCAGCCCATCGCCATGGAGGAGGGCCTGCGCTTCGCCATCCGCGAGGGCGGCCGCACCGTCGGCGCCGGGCGCGTCATCAAGATCATCAAGTAG
- the fusA gene encoding elongation factor G, translated as MTTDVVASLAKVRNIGIMAHIDAGKTTTTERILFYTGVNYKIGEVHEGAATMDWMPQEQERGITITSAATKCEWKNHTINIIDTPGHVDFTVEVERSLRVLDGAVAVFDGVAGVEPQSETVWRQADRYGVPRICFVNKMDRVGAEFHRCVEMIVTRLASTPLVVQLPWGVESDFKGVIDLINMNALLWQTEGKGDTFDVVSIPDDHLEAAREWREKLLETVAENDDEVMELYLEGQEPDHETLVAGIRRATIAGKINPVLCGTAFKNKGVQPLLDAIVEFLPSPLDVPAITGHTVGNEDEIIEREASEDAPFAALAFKVMSDQHLGKLTYIRVYSGRLHAGSQVLNSTKDKKERIGKIYQMHANHREEREGCGAGQIVAVQGLKDTTTGDTLCDPSKPIILESMNFPAPVIHVAIEPKTKSDQEKLGTAIQRLAEEDPTFTVRTEEETGQTVISGMGELHLEVLVDRMKREFKVEANVGRPQVAYRETIRKKVTGVEYTHKKQTGGSGQFGRVIIDVEPTHGDGEDGGGGYEFVNAITGGRIPREYIPAVDAGCQEAMEFGVLAGYPMVDVKVTLRDGAYHEVDSSELAFKIAGSMAFKQAARQADPVIMEPLMAVEVTTPEDFMGDVIGDLNSRRGQIQAMEERAGARVVRALVPLAEMFGYVGDLRSRTQGRASYSMQFHSYAEVPSNIAKEIVAKAHGE; from the coding sequence GTGACGACCGACGTCGTAGCCAGCCTGGCCAAGGTCCGCAACATCGGGATCATGGCCCACATCGACGCGGGCAAGACCACGACCACCGAGCGCATCCTCTTCTACACCGGCGTCAACTACAAGATCGGCGAGGTGCACGAGGGTGCCGCGACGATGGACTGGATGCCGCAGGAGCAGGAGCGCGGCATCACGATCACGTCCGCCGCGACCAAGTGCGAGTGGAAGAACCACACGATCAACATCATCGACACGCCCGGCCACGTCGACTTCACGGTCGAGGTGGAGCGGTCGCTGCGGGTGCTCGACGGTGCGGTCGCGGTGTTCGACGGCGTCGCCGGCGTGGAGCCGCAGTCCGAGACCGTGTGGCGGCAGGCCGACCGTTACGGCGTCCCCCGCATCTGCTTCGTCAACAAGATGGACCGCGTCGGTGCGGAGTTCCACCGCTGCGTCGAGATGATCGTCACCCGGCTCGCCTCCACCCCGCTGGTCGTGCAGCTGCCATGGGGCGTCGAGAGCGACTTCAAGGGCGTCATCGACCTGATCAACATGAATGCCCTGCTCTGGCAGACCGAGGGCAAGGGCGACACCTTCGACGTCGTCTCCATCCCCGACGACCATCTCGAGGCCGCGCGCGAGTGGCGCGAGAAGCTGCTCGAGACCGTCGCCGAGAACGACGACGAGGTCATGGAGCTCTACCTCGAGGGGCAGGAGCCCGACCACGAGACGCTCGTCGCCGGCATCCGCCGCGCCACGATCGCCGGCAAGATCAACCCGGTCCTGTGCGGCACGGCGTTCAAGAACAAGGGCGTCCAGCCCCTGCTCGACGCGATCGTCGAGTTCCTCCCGAGCCCGCTCGACGTGCCCGCGATCACCGGCCACACCGTGGGCAACGAGGACGAGATCATCGAGCGCGAGGCCTCCGAGGACGCGCCGTTCGCCGCCCTGGCCTTCAAGGTCATGAGCGACCAGCACCTCGGCAAGCTCACCTACATCCGGGTCTACTCCGGTCGCCTGCACGCCGGGTCCCAGGTCCTCAACTCGACCAAGGACAAGAAGGAGCGGATCGGCAAGATCTACCAGATGCACGCCAACCACCGCGAGGAGCGCGAGGGTTGCGGTGCCGGCCAGATCGTCGCCGTCCAGGGGCTCAAGGACACCACCACCGGCGACACCCTCTGCGACCCGAGCAAGCCGATCATCCTCGAGTCGATGAACTTCCCGGCGCCGGTCATCCACGTCGCGATCGAGCCGAAGACGAAGTCCGACCAGGAGAAGCTCGGCACCGCGATCCAGCGGCTCGCCGAGGAGGACCCGACCTTCACGGTGCGCACCGAGGAGGAGACCGGCCAGACCGTCATCTCCGGCATGGGCGAGCTGCACCTCGAGGTGCTCGTCGACCGGATGAAGCGCGAGTTCAAGGTCGAGGCCAACGTCGGCCGCCCGCAGGTCGCCTACCGCGAGACCATCCGCAAGAAGGTCACCGGCGTCGAGTACACCCACAAGAAGCAGACCGGCGGCTCCGGCCAGTTCGGTCGCGTGATCATCGACGTTGAGCCGACCCACGGCGACGGCGAGGACGGCGGCGGCGGCTACGAGTTCGTCAACGCCATCACCGGCGGCCGCATCCCGCGCGAGTACATCCCGGCGGTCGACGCGGGCTGCCAGGAGGCGATGGAGTTCGGCGTGCTCGCCGGCTACCCGATGGTCGACGTCAAGGTGACGCTGCGGGACGGCGCCTACCACGAGGTCGACTCGTCCGAGCTCGCGTTCAAGATCGCCGGCTCCATGGCGTTCAAGCAGGCCGCTCGCCAGGCGGACCCCGTCATCATGGAACCGCTCATGGCGGTCGAGGTCACCACGCCCGAGGACTTCATGGGCGACGTGATCGGCGACCTCAACTCCCGGCGCGGCCAGATCCAGGCGATGGAGGAGCGGGCCGGCGCCCGCGTCGTCCGGGCCCTGGTGCCGCTCGCGGAGATGTTCGGCTACGTGGGCGACCTGCGGTCGCGCACCCAGGGCCGGGCGAGCTACTCCATGCAGTTCCACTCCTACGCGGAGGTCCCGTCCAACATCGCGAAGGAGATCGTCGCCAAGGCCCACGGCGAGTAG